A single Brevundimonas sp. M20 DNA region contains:
- the rnr gene encoding ribonuclease R, whose product MKNTPKRPPAGLPDKQTLLAFLRDAGSAEKTDIARHFGLKGGDRRALREMIRELEADGELGKRGRKGFSPSGALPPVGVADVVERDVDGEMYVRLVEASEDAPRALLMPDNSGRTGPAPGMGDRLLVKFSKGADGWEARLVKKLDSERARVLGVIRKSNREVRVEPVDRRSKDVLLVPHAQAEGLKDGDLVLAAIEKGAQRYGPKRGKILEIIGREDDARAASLIAIHSHGVPTGFSEAVEQEAEDQELPSLKGREDLRDIPLITIDPADARDHDDAVYAQRDEDPKNEGGWIVWVAIADVAAYVRPGTALDREARDKGNSTYFPDRVEPMLPERLSNGLCSLKEGENRATMAVRMVFDKDGRKIGHKFVRGLMRSHAKLSYEQAQAAIDGAPDETTGPIMEAILYPLWNAYRTMLKGRLKRSPLQIESAERRIRMTEGQITSIEPRVSLEAHRLIEEMMIQANVCAAETLEKHKTPLLYRVHDAPSQEKLFNLGDFLSTIGKPWTKGEPATTRRFNKLLDETRETEHAEVVNEVVLRTQMQAIYSPENVGHFGLNLDRYAHFTSPIRRYSDLIVHRGLIRALGLGKDGLTDREIAELPAIAEHVVMTERRSMAAERDAMDRYIAAFLEDRVGATFTGRITGVTRFGLFIRLDETGADGLVPVSTLGSEYFTHDDRSHALVGERSGLRWTLGRTVEVKLKEATPVTGGLLFEMLSEPAPRDPNAPSARLGMRARGAKDGGYPKRSGPGNKPRNGKKPSGGLKGVRKGKRR is encoded by the coding sequence ATGAAAAACACCCCCAAGAGGCCGCCCGCCGGCCTCCCCGACAAACAGACCCTTCTGGCCTTCCTGCGTGACGCGGGCTCGGCCGAGAAGACCGACATAGCCCGCCACTTCGGCCTGAAGGGCGGCGATCGCCGCGCCCTGCGCGAGATGATCCGCGAACTGGAGGCGGATGGAGAGCTCGGAAAACGCGGCAGGAAGGGCTTCAGCCCCTCCGGCGCCCTGCCCCCCGTCGGCGTCGCCGATGTGGTCGAGCGCGACGTGGACGGCGAGATGTATGTCCGTCTCGTCGAGGCCTCCGAGGATGCGCCCCGCGCCCTGCTGATGCCCGACAACTCGGGCCGGACCGGGCCCGCGCCCGGCATGGGCGACCGCCTTCTGGTCAAGTTCAGCAAGGGCGCTGACGGCTGGGAGGCCCGGCTCGTCAAGAAGCTGGACAGCGAGCGCGCCCGCGTGCTCGGCGTCATCCGCAAGTCAAACCGCGAGGTCCGGGTGGAGCCCGTCGACCGCCGCTCGAAAGACGTGCTTCTGGTTCCCCACGCCCAGGCCGAAGGGCTGAAGGACGGCGACCTGGTGCTGGCCGCCATCGAGAAGGGCGCCCAGCGTTATGGCCCCAAGCGCGGCAAGATCCTGGAGATCATCGGCCGCGAGGACGACGCCCGCGCCGCCTCCCTGATCGCCATCCACTCGCACGGTGTGCCCACCGGCTTCTCGGAAGCCGTGGAGCAGGAGGCCGAGGATCAGGAACTGCCGTCGCTGAAGGGCCGCGAGGACCTGCGTGACATCCCCCTGATCACCATCGACCCGGCCGACGCGCGCGACCACGACGACGCGGTCTACGCCCAGAGGGACGAGGACCCGAAGAACGAGGGCGGCTGGATCGTCTGGGTCGCCATCGCCGACGTCGCCGCCTACGTGCGCCCCGGCACGGCGCTGGACCGCGAGGCGCGCGACAAGGGCAACTCGACCTACTTCCCCGACCGCGTCGAACCGATGCTGCCCGAGCGGCTGTCGAACGGCCTGTGCAGCCTGAAGGAAGGCGAGAACCGCGCCACGATGGCCGTGCGCATGGTCTTCGACAAGGACGGCCGGAAGATCGGCCACAAGTTCGTGCGCGGCCTGATGCGCAGCCACGCCAAGCTCTCCTACGAGCAGGCGCAGGCGGCCATCGACGGGGCCCCTGACGAGACGACCGGCCCGATCATGGAGGCCATCCTCTATCCGTTGTGGAACGCCTACCGCACCATGCTGAAGGGCCGCCTGAAGCGCAGCCCGCTGCAGATCGAAAGCGCCGAGCGCCGAATCCGCATGACCGAGGGCCAGATCACCTCGATCGAGCCCCGCGTCTCCCTTGAAGCCCACCGGCTGATCGAGGAGATGATGATTCAGGCCAACGTCTGCGCCGCCGAGACGCTGGAGAAGCACAAGACGCCCCTTCTGTACCGCGTCCACGACGCGCCCAGTCAGGAAAAGCTGTTCAACCTCGGCGACTTCCTGTCGACCATCGGCAAGCCGTGGACCAAGGGCGAACCGGCCACGACAAGGCGGTTCAACAAGCTGCTGGACGAGACCCGCGAGACCGAGCACGCCGAGGTCGTCAATGAGGTGGTCCTGCGCACCCAGATGCAGGCCATCTACAGCCCCGAGAACGTCGGCCACTTCGGCCTGAACCTCGACCGCTACGCCCACTTCACCTCGCCGATCCGCCGCTACTCCGACCTGATCGTCCACCGCGGCCTGATCCGAGCGCTGGGGCTGGGCAAGGACGGGCTGACGGACCGCGAGATCGCCGAACTGCCGGCCATCGCCGAGCACGTCGTCATGACCGAGCGCCGCTCCATGGCCGCGGAGCGCGACGCCATGGACCGCTACATCGCCGCCTTCCTCGAGGACCGTGTCGGCGCGACCTTCACCGGCCGGATCACCGGCGTGACCCGCTTCGGCCTGTTCATCCGGCTGGATGAGACGGGCGCGGACGGCCTCGTGCCCGTCTCGACGCTGGGCAGTGAGTACTTCACCCACGACGACCGCAGCCATGCGCTGGTCGGCGAACGCTCGGGCTTGCGCTGGACGCTGGGCCGGACGGTCGAGGTGAAGCTGAAAGAGGCCACTCCGGTCACCGGCGGCCTGCTGTTCGAAATGCTCAGCGAACCCGCCCCACGCGACCCCAACGCGCCCTCGGCCCGTCTGGGCATGCGGGCGCGCGGCGCCAAGGACGGCGGCTATCCGAAGCGCTCGGGGCCGGGGAACAAGCCCCGCAACGGCAAGAAGCCCTCGGGCGGGCTGAAGGGCGTGAGAAAGGGCAAGCGGCGTTGA
- a CDS encoding DUF5990 family protein, with the protein MADTPITLRLTIADPVSGVRYSLQQDDMPFEPVTATGEALSFDVPVRLSDDGRFLGPFVRREGKERRFIYIRIGTPAGDHASEWSRRAKIDIHDIPPALLDKARAGAVLEVVLPGRGKDGTPACATVRPIKGWIAL; encoded by the coding sequence GTGGCCGACACCCCGATCACCCTGCGCCTGACCATCGCCGACCCGGTTTCCGGCGTCCGCTACAGCCTGCAGCAGGACGACATGCCGTTCGAGCCGGTGACGGCGACCGGCGAGGCCCTGTCGTTCGATGTCCCCGTGCGCCTGTCGGACGACGGCCGCTTCCTCGGTCCCTTCGTCCGGCGGGAGGGCAAGGAGCGACGCTTCATCTACATCCGCATCGGGACCCCGGCGGGCGACCACGCCTCTGAATGGAGCCGCCGGGCCAAGATCGACATCCACGACATCCCGCCCGCCCTGCTGGACAAGGCCCGCGCGGGCGCCGTGCTGGAAGTGGTCCTGCCGGGCCGGGGCAAGGACGGCACGCCCGCCTGCGCGACAGTGCGGCCCATCAAGGGCTGGATCGCGCTCTAG
- a CDS encoding PleD family two-component system response regulator, producing the protein MTARILVVDDVEPNVRLLEAKLTLEYYEVLTAMDGQTALDVAAAERPDIILLDVMMPGMDGFETCRRLKADPVTRHIPVILVTALDGREDKIRGLEAGADDFITKPIDDVILFARVKSLVRLKAVMDELREREESGRRFGVDTDGAGRLRGSGGRVLVVDDSALQAGKIVDQLSDDHRPTHEPDPAAALIAARGPVDLMIVNVSASAFDGLRFVAQARSTEASRRVPILAVVDPADRPRLIKALELSVNDILPRPVDPEELNARARSQIKRKRYADFLKQKLDYSLEMAVTDALTGLHNRRYMAGQLQALMGRAGQGGDPVAALVLDIDHFKAVNDGFGHDAGDEVLREFAVRLATNVRAIDLPCRLGGEEFVVVMPGASLEDATRVADRIRRDVASLPFPIMGGTESLTITVSVGVACSTGPDDTPDALLKRADEGVYEAKSRGRNQVIARAA; encoded by the coding sequence ATGACGGCGCGCATCCTTGTCGTGGACGACGTTGAACCGAACGTCCGCCTGCTCGAAGCCAAGCTGACCCTCGAATACTATGAGGTGCTGACGGCCATGGACGGCCAGACGGCGCTGGACGTCGCCGCCGCCGAACGGCCCGACATCATCCTGCTGGACGTCATGATGCCCGGCATGGACGGGTTCGAGACCTGTCGCCGGCTGAAGGCCGACCCGGTCACGCGCCATATACCGGTCATTCTGGTCACCGCCCTGGACGGGCGCGAGGACAAGATCAGGGGCCTCGAAGCCGGCGCCGACGACTTCATCACCAAACCCATCGACGACGTCATCCTGTTCGCCCGCGTCAAGTCGCTGGTGCGTCTCAAGGCCGTCATGGACGAGCTGCGCGAGCGCGAGGAAAGCGGTCGTCGTTTCGGCGTCGACACCGACGGCGCGGGCCGCCTGCGCGGCTCCGGCGGCCGGGTTCTGGTCGTCGACGACAGCGCGCTTCAGGCGGGCAAGATCGTGGACCAGTTGTCGGACGATCACCGCCCGACGCATGAACCCGATCCCGCCGCCGCCCTGATCGCCGCGCGCGGTCCGGTGGACCTGATGATCGTCAATGTCTCGGCTTCGGCCTTCGACGGCCTGCGCTTCGTGGCGCAGGCGCGCTCGACCGAGGCCTCGCGCCGCGTGCCCATTCTGGCGGTGGTCGATCCGGCCGACCGCCCGCGCCTGATCAAGGCGCTGGAGCTGAGCGTCAACGACATCCTGCCCAGGCCGGTCGATCCCGAAGAACTGAACGCCCGCGCCCGCAGCCAGATCAAGCGCAAGCGCTACGCCGACTTCCTCAAGCAGAAGCTGGACTACAGCCTCGAAATGGCCGTCACCGACGCGCTGACGGGCCTGCACAACCGCCGCTACATGGCGGGCCAGCTTCAGGCCCTGATGGGCCGGGCCGGGCAGGGAGGCGACCCGGTCGCCGCCCTCGTGCTGGACATCGACCACTTCAAGGCGGTCAACGACGGCTTCGGCCACGACGCGGGCGACGAGGTCCTGCGCGAGTTCGCCGTCCGTCTGGCCACCAATGTCCGCGCCATCGACCTGCCGTGCCGTCTGGGCGGCGAGGAGTTCGTCGTGGTCATGCCCGGCGCCTCGCTGGAGGACGCCACCCGGGTGGCCGACCGCATCCGCCGCGACGTGGCCTCCCTGCCGTTCCCGATCATGGGCGGAACCGAAAGCCTGACCATCACCGTCTCGGTCGGCGTTGCCTGCTCGACCGGCCCCGATGACACCCCCGACGCCCTGCTCAAACGCGCCGACGAAGGCGTCTACGAAGCCAAGAGCCGCGGCCGCAATCAGGTCATCGCAAGGGCGGCGTGA
- a CDS encoding NUDIX domain-containing protein — MQPFDAAQDLKDAPRTGGRQRPKDAATLILTRNGAKGPEVLMGRRAPGHVFMASKWVFPGGKVERSDAFAAFATDLSPADAGRLAREATRSRGRAMALAAVRETFEETGLLLAAPARAASVAGGWREFRAVGALPDLAALSYVARAITPPGRPRRFDARFFMADASALLHPEPTSGSGELDEIAWLPLEQARAQDLPAITRFVLGEIAERLHAPDRPLPFVRMVRGKHMVEHQD, encoded by the coding sequence ATCCAGCCCTTCGACGCCGCCCAGGACCTGAAGGACGCGCCGCGCACCGGCGGTCGCCAGCGCCCGAAGGACGCCGCCACCCTGATCCTGACCCGCAACGGCGCGAAGGGACCGGAGGTGCTGATGGGTCGTCGGGCGCCGGGGCATGTTTTCATGGCCTCGAAATGGGTCTTCCCGGGCGGCAAGGTCGAGCGATCCGATGCCTTCGCGGCCTTCGCCACCGACCTGTCGCCCGCCGACGCCGGACGGCTGGCGCGTGAGGCGACCCGAAGCCGGGGCCGCGCGATGGCTCTGGCCGCCGTGCGGGAGACCTTCGAGGAGACCGGCCTGCTGCTGGCGGCGCCGGCGCGTGCGGCCTCGGTGGCCGGGGGCTGGCGCGAGTTCCGGGCCGTCGGGGCCCTGCCCGATCTCGCCGCCCTGTCCTACGTCGCCCGCGCCATCACACCACCGGGGCGCCCGCGCCGGTTCGACGCCCGCTTCTTCATGGCCGACGCCTCGGCCCTGCTGCATCCCGAACCGACGTCGGGGTCCGGCGAACTGGACGAGATCGCCTGGCTACCGCTGGAGCAGGCTCGCGCGCAGGACCTGCCCGCCATCACCCGCTTCGTGCTGGGCGAGATCGCCGAGCGGCTCCACGCCCCCGATCGCCCCCTGCCCTTCGTGCGCATGGTGCGCGGCAAGCATATGGTCGAGCATCAGGACTGA
- a CDS encoding type II toxin-antitoxin system VapC family toxin, producing the protein MIFYIDASAIVAIVGREAGSPAVDGVVRQPGVTTMVSDFTIAECSSALARNGRVGRRTEAENERFHRELDEWALVFGEMTEIASADITDATTFIRRPGISLRAPDAIHIAAAQRVGATILTLDRGMARAADLLGVPCINPAEADAPGDLKD; encoded by the coding sequence GTGATCTTCTACATCGACGCCAGCGCCATTGTCGCCATTGTCGGCAGGGAGGCGGGGAGTCCCGCCGTTGACGGCGTCGTTCGTCAGCCCGGCGTCACCACTATGGTCAGCGACTTCACCATCGCTGAATGCTCTTCAGCTCTGGCCAGAAATGGCCGGGTCGGGCGACGGACCGAAGCAGAGAACGAGCGTTTCCATCGTGAACTCGACGAATGGGCGTTGGTGTTCGGGGAAATGACCGAGATCGCCTCCGCCGACATCACCGACGCTACGACTTTCATTCGGCGGCCGGGCATCTCACTCCGCGCCCCTGACGCCATCCACATCGCCGCCGCCCAACGCGTCGGCGCAACAATTCTCACGCTCGACAGGGGCATGGCGCGCGCCGCCGACCTGTTGGGCGTACCCTGTATCAATCCCGCCGAGGCCGACGCGCCCGGCGACCTGAAAGACTAG
- a CDS encoding type II toxin-antitoxin system Phd/YefM family antitoxin: MANYGVAEARNKFTHLLERVEDGETVIITKHGKPVAELRPATAAKPRMTEAERQAWYDEFVKRRNARPPLSAPAAELVRAMRDGDPE; encoded by the coding sequence ATGGCTAACTACGGCGTCGCGGAAGCCAGAAACAAGTTCACCCACCTGCTTGAGCGGGTTGAGGACGGTGAAACCGTCATCATCACCAAGCACGGCAAGCCGGTGGCTGAGTTGCGGCCCGCAACCGCCGCGAAGCCCCGGATGACGGAAGCGGAGCGACAAGCCTGGTACGACGAGTTCGTGAAGAGACGGAACGCCCGCCCGCCGCTCTCTGCCCCGGCGGCGGAACTTGTCAGAGCCATGCGTGACGGCGATCCGGAGTGA
- the rpmG gene encoding 50S ribosomal protein L33: protein MAKPASIKIRLNSTADTGFFYVTKKNARTMTEKMVVKKYDPVVKKHVEFKEGKIK from the coding sequence ATGGCCAAGCCCGCCTCCATCAAGATCCGCCTGAACTCGACCGCCGACACCGGCTTCTTCTACGTCACCAAGAAGAACGCCCGCACCATGACCGAGAAGATGGTCGTGAAGAAGTACGACCCGGTCGTGAAGAAGCACGTCGAATTCAAGGAAGGCAAAATCAAGTAA